In the Ignavibacteriales bacterium genome, one interval contains:
- a CDS encoding glycosyltransferase family 4 protein — protein MEDNTEHGSTIKRIAFIGNYLPRQCGIATFTTDLCEAVAAEFTDSTCIALPVNDIEAGYAYPPRVRFELMEKDVNSYRRAADFLNINRVDLVCLQHEYGIFGGRAGRHILALLRELRMPIVTTLHTILRDPDQDQHRVLKEIAEMSDRLVVMSKRGSEFLQNVYGVVPEKIDLIPHGIPDVPFVDPSFHKDLFGVEGKIVLLSFGLLSASKGIENVIAALPAIVNRYPNVVYIILGATHPHVIQHEGETYRLSLQWMAQEKGVEGHVMFYNRFVSLEELVEFIGAADIYITPYLNAAQITSGTLAYTLGAGKAVISTPYWYAEEMLADDRGVLVPFNDPSALAEQVIDLLDNESKRHAMRKRAYMFGRDMIWPQVARRYMESFQRARSERRHFSRPGFIVKALDEAPGELPPLKLDHLRHLTDETGILQHANFTVPNYREGYTTDDNARALMIIPLLEDLGSEEAFKLASRYLAFIWYAFNLETGRFRNFLNYERHWLEDSGSEDSHGRALRALGAVLGRSTTIALHNMAGWMFEQALPAIRDTTSPRAWAFALIGIHDYLRRFAGDRMASQVRDDLAGRLLTLYQANRSNEWRWYEEGLAYCNAVLPHALIMCGHLMTNKLMLDAGLESLIWLADLQRADADGGYFVPIGSNGFYKRGGERARFDQQPVEAQTMVSACLEAYRVTGDKHWRKEAQRAFEWFLGRNDLNLPIYDPKTGGCRDGLHPDRPNENQGAESTLAFLQALLDLRMAENTLLSMEAQPQ, from the coding sequence ATGGAAGACAACACAGAACACGGCTCAACAATTAAACGTATTGCGTTCATTGGGAATTACTTGCCACGCCAGTGTGGTATTGCCACCTTCACTACTGATTTATGCGAGGCAGTCGCTGCTGAATTCACCGATTCAACATGCATTGCCCTTCCCGTCAATGACATCGAAGCCGGTTATGCATATCCACCGCGTGTACGATTTGAACTGATGGAAAAGGATGTAAATTCGTACCGGCGTGCTGCAGACTTCCTGAATATTAATCGCGTTGATCTCGTGTGCCTGCAGCATGAATATGGAATTTTCGGCGGTCGTGCAGGTAGACACATACTCGCCCTGCTGCGAGAATTACGTATGCCCATTGTGACGACTCTGCATACGATCCTCCGTGATCCCGATCAGGATCAACACAGGGTATTGAAAGAAATAGCTGAAATGTCGGATCGTTTGGTCGTTATGAGTAAGCGCGGTTCAGAATTTCTCCAAAATGTCTACGGGGTAGTGCCGGAGAAGATTGATCTTATACCGCATGGAATCCCCGATGTGCCCTTTGTCGATCCGAGTTTTCACAAAGACCTGTTTGGCGTCGAGGGCAAGATCGTTCTGCTGAGCTTCGGATTGCTCTCGGCAAGCAAGGGGATTGAGAACGTCATCGCTGCTTTACCCGCTATTGTGAATCGCTATCCGAATGTCGTCTACATTATTCTCGGTGCAACTCATCCTCATGTCATTCAACATGAAGGTGAGACGTATCGGCTGTCGCTTCAATGGATGGCTCAGGAAAAAGGCGTAGAAGGTCATGTGATGTTCTATAACAGGTTTGTCAGCTTGGAGGAACTTGTCGAATTCATAGGTGCAGCGGATATTTACATCACACCGTATCTCAATGCAGCGCAGATCACTTCAGGCACTCTCGCCTACACACTCGGAGCGGGCAAGGCGGTGATTTCAACACCGTATTGGTACGCTGAAGAGATGTTAGCCGACGACCGGGGAGTGTTGGTTCCGTTCAACGATCCATCGGCGTTAGCTGAACAAGTGATTGACTTATTAGACAATGAGTCCAAGCGGCATGCCATGCGGAAGCGGGCATATATGTTTGGAAGGGATATGATCTGGCCGCAGGTAGCACGACGCTATATGGAAAGTTTTCAACGCGCCCGATCCGAACGTCGGCATTTCAGCCGTCCCGGATTTATCGTTAAAGCGCTGGATGAAGCTCCGGGTGAGCTTCCCCCATTAAAGCTGGATCACCTGCGTCACCTCACGGATGAGACGGGCATCTTGCAGCATGCAAATTTCACGGTACCGAACTACCGCGAGGGTTATACCACCGACGACAATGCCCGCGCCTTGATGATTATCCCTCTTCTGGAAGATCTGGGAAGTGAAGAGGCATTCAAACTTGCTTCACGCTATCTCGCTTTTATTTGGTATGCTTTCAATCTTGAGACCGGACGCTTCCGCAACTTCTTGAATTACGAACGTCACTGGTTGGAAGACAGTGGTTCAGAAGATAGTCACGGCCGCGCTTTGAGGGCATTGGGCGCAGTGCTGGGCCGATCAACTACGATCGCTCTCCACAATATGGCCGGCTGGATGTTTGAGCAGGCATTACCCGCTATTCGTGATACCACGAGCCCGCGTGCCTGGGCATTTGCGCTCATCGGAATCCATGATTATCTGCGACGGTTTGCCGGTGATCGCATGGCAAGTCAGGTACGGGATGATTTGGCAGGTCGGCTGCTGACGCTATATCAAGCGAACCGATCGAACGAATGGCGATGGTACGAAGAAGGACTTGCGTATTGCAACGCAGTGCTTCCGCATGCATTGATTATGTGCGGTCACCTGATGACGAATAAACTCATGCTTGATGCCGGATTGGAGTCGCTCATTTGGCTGGCAGACTTGCAGCGAGCAGATGCAGACGGTGGATACTTTGTTCCCATTGGATCGAACGGTTTTTATAAGCGCGGCGGTGAGCGCGCCAGGTTTGATCAGCAGCCTGTTGAGGCACAAACCATGGTCTCTGCATGCCTTGAAGCATACAGGGTGACAGGAGACAAGCACTGGCGCAAGGAAGCGCAGCGCGCGTTCGAGTGGTTCCTTGGGCGCAACGATCTGAATCTTCCTATCTACGATCCGAAAACGGGCGGCTGTCGTGACGGTCTGCATCCCGACCGCCCGAACGAAAATCAGGGTGCGGAATCAACATTAGCTTTTCTGCAGGCGCTGCTGGACCTGCGAATGGCTGAAAACACACTTTTATCTATGGAAGCACAACCTCAATGA
- a CDS encoding DUF3185 family protein → MNKAVSLALLACGILFLILGIHESDSFSSDVSRFFTGSATDKATWMLVGGVVGIALGSVGLWHLSKKN, encoded by the coding sequence ATGAACAAAGCAGTCTCGCTCGCACTTCTTGCCTGTGGTATCCTGTTTCTTATTCTCGGCATTCATGAATCGGATTCATTCAGCTCTGACGTTTCTCGTTTCTTCACCGGTTCGGCAACCGACAAGGCAACTTGGATGCTCGTTGGAGGCGTCGTCGGGATCGCTCTTGGGTCTGTGGGTCTCTGGCACCTGTCGAAGAAAAACTAA
- a CDS encoding TMEM175 family protein has translation MATSNGFNTFRIENLTDGVYAIAMTILILGIKVPVGLDSSNETKIFFARIFIPLMIYLLSFLILGTYWVGTHIQHHFTAKTDRILLWINILLLMIISVIPFSASLLNNYTDDKVSIIFYSINLLSASLCHLLMLYYSRKKKFLKPHVTSVVFNSVRTRILLPTFFYLLAIPVSFLVPKYAVLLFFIPLVFDLIPGQVDKEIEQ, from the coding sequence ATGGCAACCTCAAACGGATTTAATACTTTTCGAATAGAAAATTTAACCGATGGCGTCTACGCCATTGCTATGACCATTTTGATTTTAGGAATTAAAGTCCCCGTTGGACTCGATTCTTCCAACGAAACCAAGATATTCTTCGCGAGAATATTCATCCCATTGATGATCTACCTGTTAAGTTTTCTCATTCTCGGGACATATTGGGTAGGGACTCATATTCAGCATCACTTTACCGCTAAAACAGACAGGATACTTCTTTGGATCAACATCCTGCTTTTAATGATTATTTCAGTTATCCCTTTTTCTGCAAGTTTGCTCAACAATTATACCGACGATAAAGTGAGCATTATATTTTACAGTATCAACCTTTTAAGTGCAAGTCTGTGTCATCTGCTTATGCTCTATTATTCGCGGAAGAAAAAATTTCTTAAGCCGCATGTGACATCAGTAGTGTTCAATAGTGTACGGACAAGGATTTTATTGCCGACATTTTTTTATTTGCTCGCTATTCCAGTTTCCTTCCTCGTACCGAAATACGCTGTATTACTATTTTTTATCCCGCTTGTGTTTGATTTAATCCCGGGGCAAGTTGATAAAGAAATAGAACAGTAA
- a CDS encoding thiamine pyrophosphate-binding protein, whose product MHTVGSYLAARLTQIGLKHHFVVPGDYNLALLDQLLSNSDMLQIGCANELNASFAAEGYARAHGAAACVVTFSVGALSALNGIGGAYAENLPVILISGGPNTNDAGAQHLLHHTLGAHDFSYQRKIAEHLTCAAVAVTSADDAPFLIDHAIRTALREHKPAYIEIPCNLAGSACASPGPISSLTQAVPSDPDTLQSAVEATVAFLASRSKPMLLAGPKLRTAGAQASFLKLAEALGSAVAVMPSAKGFFPEDHPQFAGIALGEVSTHGCNELLDWTDGLLCAGAVFTDYSTVGWTSMPAAKNMIEARIDRIILPGHDFSNIRMADFLSALADKVQKNPATMVQYARFQALNAPQAVVSAQGKLTRHEIFVQVQAMLTTESTLFVDTGDSWFNGMYMKLPRGANFEIEMQWGHIGWSVPASFGYALAAPQRNIIVMIGDGSFQMTAQEVAQMILHKLPVIIFLINNRGYTIEVEIHDGPYNNIKNWDYAGLIDVFNADNGSGKGLHAGTADELAAAIQQAKQNIEGPTLIECAIDRDDCTRQLISWGRRVATANARPPLTNA is encoded by the coding sequence TTGCATACTGTCGGAAGTTACCTTGCCGCAAGGTTAACGCAAATTGGCTTGAAGCACCATTTCGTGGTGCCAGGCGATTACAATCTAGCTCTGCTCGATCAACTGCTCTCCAATTCAGATATGCTGCAAATCGGCTGCGCTAACGAACTCAACGCATCATTTGCTGCCGAAGGTTATGCACGCGCTCATGGTGCGGCAGCCTGTGTCGTCACCTTCAGTGTGGGGGCGCTCTCCGCACTGAACGGAATTGGCGGTGCCTACGCAGAAAATTTACCTGTGATTCTTATTTCGGGCGGACCTAACACCAATGACGCAGGTGCTCAGCACTTGCTGCATCACACGTTGGGTGCACACGATTTTTCGTATCAACGTAAGATTGCCGAACACCTCACCTGTGCTGCCGTCGCAGTTACATCGGCTGATGATGCACCCTTTCTGATTGACCATGCTATTCGAACTGCGCTGCGTGAACACAAGCCTGCGTATATCGAGATTCCTTGTAATCTGGCTGGTTCCGCTTGTGCATCGCCAGGACCTATTAGTTCCCTGACGCAGGCTGTTCCAAGCGACCCGGACACTCTGCAATCGGCTGTGGAAGCTACTGTTGCGTTCCTTGCATCTCGTTCCAAACCCATGTTGCTTGCAGGACCAAAGCTTCGTACCGCAGGCGCACAAGCGTCGTTTCTTAAACTCGCTGAAGCACTCGGCAGCGCAGTGGCAGTGATGCCATCGGCCAAAGGATTTTTTCCGGAAGACCATCCGCAGTTCGCGGGCATCGCACTCGGTGAAGTAAGCACCCATGGATGTAACGAACTTCTTGATTGGACAGACGGATTGCTGTGTGCGGGTGCAGTGTTTACTGACTACAGCACTGTTGGCTGGACATCAATGCCTGCCGCTAAAAACATGATCGAAGCGCGCATTGACAGGATTATTCTTCCCGGTCACGACTTCAGTAACATCCGGATGGCAGACTTCCTTTCCGCACTTGCCGACAAGGTACAGAAAAATCCGGCTACCATGGTTCAATACGCACGTTTCCAAGCCCTCAACGCACCTCAGGCGGTTGTGTCGGCACAAGGTAAACTGACTCGTCACGAGATCTTTGTGCAAGTACAGGCGATGCTTACGACAGAGTCGACGCTGTTCGTTGATACGGGAGATTCTTGGTTTAATGGTATGTATATGAAATTACCCCGTGGCGCCAACTTCGAGATTGAAATGCAATGGGGACACATCGGCTGGTCGGTACCGGCTTCATTTGGTTACGCCCTGGCAGCACCGCAACGCAATATAATTGTTATGATCGGCGATGGTTCGTTTCAGATGACTGCACAAGAAGTAGCGCAGATGATTCTCCATAAGCTGCCGGTCATTATTTTCCTGATAAACAACCGGGGTTACACTATCGAAGTAGAAATTCATGATGGTCCGTATAACAACATCAAGAACTGGGACTATGCCGGTCTGATCGATGTTTTTAATGCGGACAATGGATCCGGAAAGGGCCTGCACGCCGGCACGGCGGATGAACTTGCTGCAGCTATCCAGCAGGCCAAACAGAATATTGAAGGTCCTACCTTGATCGAATGCGCGATCGACCGAGATGACTGTACCCGGCAACTGATTTCCTGGGGCAGGCGCGTCGCTACGGCAAATGCACGGCCGCCGCTCACGAACGCATAA
- a CDS encoding universal stress protein, with the protein MKILLATDGSAHSKKMITEFAGRTFAPNTKVRIISAYDSSLYMMNTDPIMGPLSEYHAIVDDYSQRSAKKAVEDAAALVHKKRPKLSISTAAIEGSPKSVILEAAKKFGANLIVVGSHGHGAVSGFLLGSVSQAVSLHATCSVEIVR; encoded by the coding sequence ATGAAAATACTATTAGCTACAGATGGCTCTGCGCATAGCAAAAAAATGATTACGGAATTTGCAGGAAGAACCTTTGCTCCCAATACCAAAGTACGAATTATTTCTGCTTATGATAGCTCTTTGTATATGATGAATACTGATCCAATAATGGGTCCATTGTCTGAATATCATGCTATAGTGGATGATTATTCGCAGCGATCGGCAAAAAAAGCAGTTGAAGATGCAGCCGCTCTTGTTCATAAAAAAAGACCTAAACTGTCAATATCAACCGCTGCTATCGAAGGTTCTCCAAAGAGTGTTATACTGGAAGCAGCCAAAAAATTTGGTGCCAATTTGATCGTTGTCGGCTCACATGGTCATGGAGCTGTTTCAGGCTTTTTACTGGGTTCGGTATCTCAAGCTGTGTCGCTCCATGCAACATGTTCAGTAGAGATTGTGCGTTAG
- a CDS encoding zinc-dependent alcohol dehydrogenase family protein, whose protein sequence is MVHHIKKEIMSMKALVYHGPGKRALEEKPMPSVKESTDALIKIIHTTICGTDLHIMKGNVPTVTIGRTLGHEGVGVIQEVGASVSSFRPGDKVVISFITSCGKCYYCKKAMYSHCEKGGWILGNTIDGTHAEYVRIPYADTSLHHIPTGADEEAMVMLSDILPTGFECGILNGQVKPGDSVAIVGAGPIGMAALLTAQFYSPAEIIMIDLDENRLDASKKFGATKVINSSDGKSVEKVMMLTNNRGVDVAIEAVGTPSTFDICQSIVAVGGHIANIGVHGKSVELHLERLWSHNVTITTRLGDTVTTPMLLKTVVSGKLQPNRLITHRFPFLEIMKAYDIFGNAAKERALKVIVTNENHDSPSSTGAVN, encoded by the coding sequence ATGGTGCACCACATAAAGAAAGAAATAATGAGTATGAAAGCGTTAGTGTATCATGGCCCTGGTAAGCGGGCCCTTGAAGAAAAACCGATGCCTTCTGTAAAAGAGTCAACAGATGCTTTAATTAAAATCATTCACACGACTATTTGTGGGACAGATCTCCATATTATGAAAGGAAATGTACCGACTGTAACCATTGGGCGTACGTTGGGACACGAAGGAGTTGGAGTTATTCAAGAAGTTGGGGCGAGTGTTTCGAGTTTTCGCCCGGGCGATAAAGTAGTGATATCGTTCATTACCTCCTGCGGGAAGTGCTATTACTGCAAGAAGGCGATGTACTCCCACTGTGAAAAAGGCGGATGGATTCTCGGAAATACAATCGATGGGACGCACGCTGAGTATGTGAGAATTCCTTATGCGGATACTAGTTTGCACCACATCCCAACGGGTGCCGACGAGGAAGCTATGGTTATGTTAAGTGACATACTACCCACTGGCTTTGAGTGCGGCATCCTGAACGGTCAGGTGAAACCGGGGGACAGCGTAGCGATTGTCGGTGCAGGTCCGATCGGAATGGCGGCGCTCCTGACTGCCCAGTTTTATTCGCCTGCCGAAATTATAATGATCGATCTGGATGAAAACCGACTTGACGCCTCGAAGAAATTTGGTGCAACGAAGGTGATCAACAGCAGCGATGGAAAAAGTGTTGAGAAGGTGATGATGCTGACAAACAACAGGGGTGTTGATGTGGCCATAGAGGCTGTTGGCACTCCTTCAACATTCGATATCTGCCAATCAATAGTCGCCGTTGGCGGACATATTGCTAATATCGGAGTACATGGAAAAAGTGTCGAACTGCACTTAGAGAGACTCTGGTCGCATAATGTCACCATCACGACCCGCCTTGGCGATACCGTCACGACACCAATGCTTCTTAAAACTGTTGTCTCGGGGAAACTCCAACCGAACCGACTAATCACTCATCGCTTTCCGTTCCTCGAGATCATGAAGGCGTATGACATATTTGGAAATGCCGCAAAAGAACGGGCGTTGAAGGTAATCGTGACAAATGAGAATCACGATAGTCCAAGCTCAACAGGGGCAGTCAATTAA
- a CDS encoding glycosidase: MNNRHPEIFFRYKLNPILTAANWPYPINSVFNPGATMLADGTTLLLCRVEDRRGHSHLCAARSANGVDNWQIDSHPTLMPDPEHFPEELWGIEDPRITYVPELKKYAVVYTAYTRDGPGVALALTEHFDSFERYGLIMQPDDKDAALLPRRIDGRWVLIHRPVSAQGAHMWVSYSPDLRFWGNHKLMLVARKGAWWDANKIGLSPPPIETPQGWLVIYHGVRQTASGSIYRLGLALFDLNTPEYCLKRSNEWMFGPEESYERRGDVDDVVFPCGYTIASDGDTLRLYYGVADSNIALATGSVRAMLEWLEQHGEKFNVPPTQIIGKTIQ; the protein is encoded by the coding sequence ATGAACAACCGACATCCGGAAATCTTTTTCCGTTATAAGCTTAATCCAATATTGACTGCTGCCAATTGGCCGTATCCCATCAATAGCGTGTTTAATCCCGGCGCAACAATGCTGGCGGATGGAACCACCTTGCTCTTATGCCGGGTGGAGGATCGGCGCGGACATTCACATCTCTGTGCTGCCCGCTCTGCCAACGGTGTAGATAACTGGCAGATTGACTCCCATCCGACTTTGATGCCAGATCCTGAACACTTCCCTGAAGAACTCTGGGGTATTGAGGATCCGCGCATAACGTATGTTCCCGAATTAAAAAAGTATGCTGTCGTCTATACCGCTTATACGCGTGATGGTCCCGGTGTAGCCCTGGCGCTCACAGAACATTTTGATTCTTTCGAGCGTTACGGATTGATCATGCAGCCGGATGATAAGGACGCGGCTCTACTGCCTCGTCGTATCGACGGTCGTTGGGTGTTAATCCATCGCCCGGTAAGCGCTCAGGGCGCTCACATGTGGGTATCGTATTCTCCCGATCTTCGGTTTTGGGGAAATCACAAACTGATGCTGGTAGCCCGGAAGGGTGCGTGGTGGGATGCAAACAAAATAGGCCTTTCACCCCCGCCAATCGAAACACCGCAAGGATGGCTGGTGATTTATCACGGCGTACGGCAGACAGCGTCCGGCTCTATTTACCGGTTAGGACTTGCACTGTTTGATTTAAACACACCGGAGTACTGCTTAAAACGCAGCAACGAATGGATGTTCGGTCCGGAGGAATCCTACGAACGGCGCGGCGATGTGGATGACGTAGTTTTTCCGTGCGGATACACTATTGCTTCTGATGGCGACACGCTTCGTTTATATTACGGAGTAGCGGATTCGAACATTGCTCTAGCCACGGGCAGCGTGCGTGCCATGCTGGAGTGGCTTGAACAACACGGAGAAAAATTTAATGTACCACCTACACAAATTATCGGTAAGACGATACAATGA